In a genomic window of Candidatus Thiothrix sulfatifontis:
- a CDS encoding MEKHLA domain-containing protein, with product MMDTAQLTAHLHLLHSSFRHYVGRDLADLSWQGESTAHALDAAPFVLLSHNTNTDPLFTYGNQKALEVFEIDWETLTQLPSRYSAEALVREEREHLLQTVARQGYIDNYAGVRISSSGRRFLIRQAIVWNVRDAQGNYAGQAAYFDQWEFLP from the coding sequence ATGATGGATACCGCCCAACTCACCGCGCATTTGCACCTGCTGCATTCCAGCTTCCGCCATTACGTTGGGCGTGACCTTGCCGATCTTAGTTGGCAAGGTGAAAGCACCGCGCACGCGCTCGACGCTGCACCGTTTGTATTGCTCTCGCACAATACCAATACTGACCCACTCTTCACTTACGGCAATCAGAAAGCACTGGAAGTATTTGAAATAGATTGGGAAACGCTCACCCAATTGCCCTCGCGCTACTCTGCTGAAGCGTTAGTACGCGAAGAGCGCGAACACTTGCTGCAAACGGTTGCCCGCCAAGGTTACATCGACAATTACGCGGGGGTACGTATTTCCAGCAGCGGACGGCGTTTTTTGATTCGCCAAGCCATTGTGTGGAACGTGCGGGATGCACAAGGCAATTACGCGGGGCAGGCTGCTTACTTCGACCAGTGGGAATTTCTGCCTTAA
- the parE gene encoding DNA topoisomerase IV subunit B: MTNNTYDASSIEVLTGLDPVRKRPGMYTDTTRPNHLAQEVIDNSVDEALAGHANQIDVTLHADGSVSVTDNGRGMPVDIHPEQGKPGIEVILCTLHAGGKFSDQNYQFSGGLHGVGVSVVNALSRKLEVTIKRNSQLYRMTFADGNKASELEVIGKAGKRETGTTVHFWPDGKYFDTVKFGVKALKHNLRAKAVLCPGLRIRFTDASASLSAGAPEPEVTEWYYQSGLRDYLNEAISEFITLPEDPFTGSLTAPRETLDWALLWLPEGGTAIQESYVNLIPTVQGGTHVNGLRTGVTDALREYCEFRNLLPRGMKLTPDDVWENIAFVLSFKMQDPQFAGQTKERLSSREAASFISGAIKDAFSLYLNNNTVIGEQLAQLAINNATKRQKASKKVIRKRVTAGPALPGKLADCSSQDTTRTELFLVEGDSAGGSAKQARDREFQAIMPLRGKILNTWEVDSEQVLGSQEVHDISVAIGVEPGNVDLSQLRYGKVCILADADSDGAHIATLLCALFVKHFRPLVQAGHVFVAMPPLYRIDIGKEVYYALDEAEKQTRLDIIAAEKKRGTVAVTRFKGLGEMNPLQLRETTIAPDTRRLVKLSLDDTDAADLMMDMLLAKKRAGDRKQWLETKGNLASV; the protein is encoded by the coding sequence ATGACCAACAACACCTACGACGCCTCTTCCATCGAAGTCCTCACCGGACTCGACCCCGTGCGTAAACGCCCCGGCATGTACACCGACACCACGCGCCCCAACCATCTGGCGCAAGAAGTCATCGACAATAGCGTAGACGAAGCCCTCGCCGGACACGCCAACCAAATCGACGTAACCCTGCACGCCGATGGCTCGGTTTCCGTCACCGACAACGGGCGCGGAATGCCGGTAGACATCCACCCCGAACAAGGCAAACCGGGGATCGAAGTCATCCTCTGCACCCTGCACGCGGGCGGCAAGTTTTCCGACCAAAACTACCAATTCTCCGGCGGCTTGCACGGCGTAGGCGTATCCGTGGTCAATGCCCTGTCGCGCAAACTCGAAGTCACCATCAAGCGCAACAGCCAGCTTTACCGCATGACGTTTGCTGACGGCAACAAAGCCAGCGAACTCGAAGTCATCGGCAAAGCAGGCAAACGCGAAACCGGCACGACCGTGCATTTCTGGCCAGATGGCAAATACTTCGACACCGTAAAATTCGGCGTTAAAGCCCTCAAGCACAATTTACGGGCAAAAGCGGTACTCTGCCCCGGCTTACGCATCCGTTTCACCGACGCTTCGGCTTCGCTCAGCGCAGGCGCACCCGAACCGGAAGTGACCGAATGGTATTACCAAAGCGGTTTGCGCGATTACCTCAACGAAGCCATCAGCGAATTCATCACCCTGCCCGAAGACCCGTTCACAGGCTCACTCACCGCGCCGCGTGAAACGCTCGACTGGGCATTGCTGTGGCTACCCGAAGGTGGCACTGCCATCCAAGAAAGCTACGTCAACCTGATTCCGACCGTGCAAGGCGGCACACACGTCAATGGCTTGCGCACGGGTGTCACCGACGCATTGCGCGAATACTGCGAATTCCGCAACCTATTGCCACGCGGCATGAAACTCACCCCCGATGACGTGTGGGAAAACATCGCCTTCGTGCTGTCGTTCAAGATGCAAGACCCGCAATTCGCCGGGCAAACCAAAGAACGCCTGTCCTCCCGCGAAGCCGCGAGTTTCATCAGCGGTGCAATCAAAGACGCTTTCAGCCTCTACCTCAACAACAACACCGTGATCGGCGAACAACTCGCGCAACTGGCGATCAATAACGCCACCAAACGCCAGAAAGCCAGCAAAAAAGTCATCCGCAAGCGCGTCACCGCAGGCCCCGCCCTCCCCGGCAAACTCGCGGACTGTTCCTCGCAAGACACCACCCGCACCGAGTTGTTTCTGGTGGAAGGGGATTCCGCAGGTGGTTCCGCCAAGCAAGCCCGTGACCGTGAATTCCAAGCCATCATGCCGTTGCGCGGTAAAATCCTGAATACGTGGGAAGTCGATTCCGAACAAGTGCTGGGTTCGCAAGAGGTACACGACATTTCCGTCGCCATCGGCGTTGAACCCGGCAATGTCGATTTGAGCCAATTGCGCTACGGTAAAGTGTGCATTCTCGCCGATGCAGATTCGGACGGGGCGCACATTGCCACGCTGCTTTGTGCCTTATTTGTCAAACACTTCCGCCCCTTAGTGCAAGCGGGTCATGTGTTTGTGGCGATGCCGCCGCTGTACCGCATCGACATTGGTAAGGAAGTTTATTACGCGCTGGATGAAGCCGAAAAACAGACACGTCTCGACATTATCGCTGCCGAGAAGAAACGCGGCACAGTCGCCGTCACCCGCTTCAAAGGTTTGGGTGAAATGAACCCACTGCAATTGCGCGAAACCACCATTGCCCCCGACACCCGCCGTTTGGTGAAACTCAGCCTCGACGACACCGACGCAGCCGATCTGATGATGGATATGTTGCTGGCAAAAAAACGCGCTGGCGATCGCAAGCAGTGGCTCGAAACCAAAGGCAATCTGGCAAGCGTATGA